The Apostichopus japonicus isolate 1M-3 chromosome 20, ASM3797524v1, whole genome shotgun sequence genome contains a region encoding:
- the LOC139961500 gene encoding uncharacterized protein isoform X2, whose amino-acid sequence MKYFAYFALFLIVVQLCLCNADSSSDEDDSSEENNNDGQRGAGRGGKNGMSKNGRRKNQNRKDNKGNNGNGGGNEKPQSGGDNTNQNGDRGENEQDGGKNTNGKSGSDASQNDGGNTNREDRQNGNGQSGNRQNGNGQNGQNGNGGNQPGNGNNRTPNVDMSDRREETEGELDNDRDADMEEEEPANNNNKNDHPCDLECKYIENPRRRVCGSDGITYPTHCWLKHARCTNKNLRFVRRGDCPEPTTTTEKATTNPTPTASSTDAPATTRVASTQPTTVTMRAETTAPGQATTKAESTSVAAGTTQPFVVECPDVCPLIIQRVCATDGVTYQSPCVLQLVACVRNDPTLMVASIGPCPVSTMAP is encoded by the exons ATGAAATATTTTGCGTACTTTGCACTGTTTCTAATCGTCGTCCAGCTTTGTCTTTGTAACGCAGACTCGAGTTCAGACGAGGATGACAGTtctgaagaaaataacaatGATGGCCAGAGAGGGGCAGGTAGAGGAGGTAAGAATGGAATGAGCAAAAATGGGAGGAGAAAGAACCAAAACAGGAAAGATAATAAAGGCAATAATGGTAATGGAGGGGGAAATGAAAAACCACAGAGTGGTGGGGATAACACAAATCAAAATGGCGATCGAGGTGAAAATGAACAAGATGGTGGCAAAAACACAAATGGTAAAAGTGGTAGTGATGCAAGTCAAAATGACGGTGGTAATACAAATCGAGAAGACAGGCAAAATGGAAATGGACAAAGCGGAAATAGACAAAATGGAAATGGACAAAATGGACAAAATGGAAATGGCGGTAATCAACCAGGAAACGGGAACAACAGAACTCCTAATGTTGACATGTCAGACCGGCGAGAAGAAACTGAAGGAGAGCTTGATAATGATAGAGACGCCGATATGGAAGAGGAAGAACCagccaacaacaacaacaaaaatg ATCATCCTTGCGACTTAGAATGCAAGTACATTGAAAACCCACGTAGACGTGTGTGTGGTTCAGACGGAATCACTTACCCCACCCACTGTTGGCTGAAACACGCTCGCTGTACGAACAAGAACCTCCGCTTCGTTAGGCGTGGCGATTGTCcagaaccaacaacaacaacag AAAAGGCTACAACGAATCCAACACCTACAGCCTCCAGTACAGATGCGCCAGCTACCACACGAGTTGCGAGCACACAACCTACCACCGTAACGATGCGCGCAGAAACAACGGCTCCAGGACAAGCTACAACTAAAGCAGAGAGTACCTCCGTTGCTGCAGGGACGACGCAGCCATTTGTGGTGGAGTGTCCAGATGTGTGCCCGTTGATTATACAACGTGTGTGCGCCACTGATGGAGTTACTTATCAATCGCCCTGTGTTCTTCAATTGGTAGCCTGTGTTAGAAACGATCCTACCCTTATGGTGGCCAGCATTGGGCCCTGCCCAGTATCCACGATGGCACCATGA
- the LOC139961500 gene encoding uncharacterized protein isoform X1, translated as MKYFAYFALFLIVVQLCLCNADSSSDEDDSSEENNNDGQRGAGRGGKNGMSKNGRRKNQNRKDNKGNNGNGGGNEKPQSGGDNTNQNGDRGENEQDGGKNTNGKSGSDASQNDGGNTNREDRQNGNGQSGNRQNGNGQNGQNGNGGNQPGNGNNRTPNVDMSDRREETEGELDNDRDADMEEEEPANNNNKNDHPCDLECKYIENPRRRVCGSDGITYPTHCWLKHARCTNKNLRFVRRGDCPEPTTTTETTPKISTLRSMSSRNPTSVATTTSASSSSSPTTSRLFTTLILTEKATTNPTPTASSTDAPATTRVASTQPTTVTMRAETTAPGQATTKAESTSVAAGTTQPFVVECPDVCPLIIQRVCATDGVTYQSPCVLQLVACVRNDPTLMVASIGPCPVSTMAP; from the exons ATGAAATATTTTGCGTACTTTGCACTGTTTCTAATCGTCGTCCAGCTTTGTCTTTGTAACGCAGACTCGAGTTCAGACGAGGATGACAGTtctgaagaaaataacaatGATGGCCAGAGAGGGGCAGGTAGAGGAGGTAAGAATGGAATGAGCAAAAATGGGAGGAGAAAGAACCAAAACAGGAAAGATAATAAAGGCAATAATGGTAATGGAGGGGGAAATGAAAAACCACAGAGTGGTGGGGATAACACAAATCAAAATGGCGATCGAGGTGAAAATGAACAAGATGGTGGCAAAAACACAAATGGTAAAAGTGGTAGTGATGCAAGTCAAAATGACGGTGGTAATACAAATCGAGAAGACAGGCAAAATGGAAATGGACAAAGCGGAAATAGACAAAATGGAAATGGACAAAATGGACAAAATGGAAATGGCGGTAATCAACCAGGAAACGGGAACAACAGAACTCCTAATGTTGACATGTCAGACCGGCGAGAAGAAACTGAAGGAGAGCTTGATAATGATAGAGACGCCGATATGGAAGAGGAAGAACCagccaacaacaacaacaaaaatg ATCATCCTTGCGACTTAGAATGCAAGTACATTGAAAACCCACGTAGACGTGTGTGTGGTTCAGACGGAATCACTTACCCCACCCACTGTTGGCTGAAACACGCTCGCTGTACGAACAAGAACCTCCGCTTCGTTAGGCGTGGCGATTGTCcagaaccaacaacaacaacag AGACGACTCCAAAGATTTCCACATTAAGAAGCATGAGTAGCAGAAATCCAACATCAGTTGCTACCACAACTTCGGCGTCTTCATCATCTTCGCCTACTACGTCACGTTTATTCACAACCTTGATTCTTACAGAAAAGGCTACAACGAATCCAACACCTACAGCCTCCAGTACAGATGCGCCAGCTACCACACGAGTTGCGAGCACACAACCTACCACCGTAACGATGCGCGCAGAAACAACGGCTCCAGGACAAGCTACAACTAAAGCAGAGAGTACCTCCGTTGCTGCAGGGACGACGCAGCCATTTGTGGTGGAGTGTCCAGATGTGTGCCCGTTGATTATACAACGTGTGTGCGCCACTGATGGAGTTACTTATCAATCGCCCTGTGTTCTTCAATTGGTAGCCTGTGTTAGAAACGATCCTACCCTTATGGTGGCCAGCATTGGGCCCTGCCCAGTATCCACGATGGCACCATGA